In Physeter macrocephalus isolate SW-GA unplaced genomic scaffold, ASM283717v5 random_1172, whole genome shotgun sequence, the following proteins share a genomic window:
- the ZMIZ2 gene encoding zinc finger MIZ domain-containing protein 2 isoform X5: MNPVNPMKPALPPTPHGDGPFAYEAVPWRQGAAQPAGSLSVVTTVWGVGNAAQSQVLGNPMGPTGSPPGSSMMPGVAGGGSALNSPQCLGQQAFGEGGANKGYVQRGVYGRGGYPGGPGFTAGYAGGPGGPGGLGLPSHAARPSADFTQAAAAAAVAAAAATATATATATVAALQEKQSQELSQYGAVRPRSSSCAARMGAGQSFNSQFLQHGGPRGPSVPSSMNPASVGGLMGPSGMSPMGMNPTRAAGLAPLYAGQRLPQHGYPGPPQAQPLPRQGVKRAYSSEVYPGQQYLPGGQYTPAATQYAPGPGQPPAPSSYPGHRLPLQQGTGQSLSTPSPAGLHYKPAEQFSGQGASFNGGSVSYSQPSLSGPARSIPGYPSSPLPGSPTPPMTPGSSIPYMSTSQEVKSPFLPDLKPSVSSLHPSPPGSSPCDELRLTFPVRDGVVLEPFRLQHNLAVSNHAFQLRDSVYKTLMLRPDLELQFKCYHHEDRQMSTNWPASVQVSVNATPLTIERGDNRTSHKPLYLKHVCQPGRNTIQITVTACCCSHLFVLQLVHRPSVRSVLQGLLKKRLLPAEHCITKIKRNFSSGTIPGTPGPNGEDGVEQTAIKVSLKCPITFRRIQLPARGHDCRHIQCFDLESYLQLNCERGTWRCPVCNKTALLEGLEVDQYMLGILIYIQNSDYEEITIDPACSWKPVPVKPDVHVKEEPDGPALKRCRTVSPAHVLMPSVMEMIAALGPGAAPFAPLQLPSAPAAGDYPSQGSSFLGPGTFPDSFPPTTPSTPTLTEFTPGPPPVSYQSDIPSSLLTPEKSAPCLPGQMAPAGHLDPAHNPGPPGLHAPNLGGPPGPQLHHPNPPPASRQPLGPVNSGPIAAPRTD, encoded by the exons ATGAACCCCGTGAACCCCATGAAACCCGCCCTGCCCCCCACGCCACACGG TGATGGTCCGTTCGCTTACGAGGCGGTGCCTTGGCGACAGGGTGCCGCTCAGCCGGCAGGATCGCTGTCCGTGGTCACAACCGTGTGGGGAGTCGGCAACGCGGCGCAGAGCCAG GTTTTGGGGAACCCCATGGGCCCCACAGGGAGCCCCCCCGGCAGCTCCATGATGCCTGGCGTGGCGGGCGGCGGCTCTGCCCTGAACTCCCCGCAGTGCCTGGGACAGCAGGCGTTCGGTGAGGGCGGTGCCAACAAGGGCTACGTGCAGCGAGGGGTGTACGGCCGCGGGGGCTACCCCGGGGGCCCCGGCTTCACCGCTGG GTATGCGGGCGGCccgggggggccggggggcctGGGCCTCCCCTCACACGCCGCACGGCCCTCCGCCGACTTCACTCAAGCAGCGGCAGCcgctgctgtggctgctgctgccgccacggCCACAGCCACGGCCACAGCCACCGTGGCTGCCCTCCAGGAGAAGCAGAGCCAGGAGCTGAGCCAGTACGGAGCGGTGAGGCCCCGCAGCTCCTCCTGTGCGGCCCGT aTGGGGGCCGGACAGTCTTTTAACAGCCAGTTCCTGCAGCACGGCGGTCCCCGGGGGCCCAGTGTCCCCAGCAGCATGAACCCTGCCAGCGTGGGAGGGCTGATGGGCCCCTCCGGCATGAGCCCCATGGGCATGAACCCCACCCGGGCAGCGGGCCTGGCGCCCCTGTACGCAGGGCAGCGCCTGCCCCAGCACGGGTACCCTGGGcccccccaggcccagcccctgccccgaCAGGGCGTCAAGAGAGCCTACTCCAGTGAG GTGTATCCCGGGCAGCAGTACCTGCCAGGAGGCCAGTACACGCCCGCCGCCACCCAGTATGCGCCTGGCCCCGGGCAGCCCCCTGCCCCGTCCTCCTACCCTGGGCACAGGCTGCCCCTGCAGCAGGGCACGGGCCAGTCCctgtccacccccagccccgcggGACTGCACTACAAG CCCGCAGAGCAGTTCAGCGGGCAGGGTGCCAGCTTCAACGGGGGGAGCGTCAGCTACAGCCAGCCCAGCCTGAGTGGG CCCGCCCGTTCCATCCCCGGCTACCCCAGCTCCCCACTGCCAGGGAGCCCCACGCCGCCCATGACCCCCGGCAGCAGCATCCCCTACATGTCCACCAGCCAGGAGGTCAAGTCGCCCTTCCTGCCCGACCTCAAGCCCAGCGTGAGCAGCTTGCACCCGTCACCACCCG GCAGCAGCCCCTGTGACGAGCTGCGGCTGACCTTCCCCGTGCGGGACGGAGTGGTCCTGGAGCCCTTCCGTCTGCAGCACAACCTGGCCGTGAGCAACCACGCCTTCCAGCTCCGTGACTCCGTCTACAAGACCCTGATGCTGAG GCCGGACCTGGAGCTGCAGTTCAAGTGTTACCACCACGAGGACCGGCAGATGAGCACCAACTGGCCGGCCTCGGTGCAGGTCAGCGTCAATGCCACCCCGCTCACCATCGAGCGCGGCGACAACAGGACCTCCCACAAGCCCCTCTACCTGAAGCACGTGTGCCAGCCGGGCCGCAACACCATCCAGATCACCGTCACGGCCTGCTGCTGC TCCCACCTCTTCGTGCTGCAGCTGGTGCACCGGCCGTCCGTCCGCTCGGTGCTGCAGGGTCTCCTCAAGAAGCGCCTCCTGCCTGCCGAACACTGCATCACCAAGA TAAAGCGGAACTTCAGCAGCGGCACCATCCCTGGCACCCCTGGGCCCAACGGAGAGGACGGGGTGGAGCAGACGGCCATCAAGGTGTCTCTCAAGTGCCCCATCACCTTCCGCAGGATCCAGCTCCCTGCCCGAGGCCACGACTGTCGCCACATTCAG TGCTTCGACCTGGAGTCCTATTTACAGCTCAACTGTGAGCGAGGGACCTGGAGGTGCCCCGTGTGCAA CAAGACGGCATTGCTGGAGGGCCTGGAGGTGGACCAGTACATGCTGGGCATCCTTATTTACATTCAGAA CTCTGACTACGAGGAGATCACCATCGACCCCGCGTGCAGCTGGAAGCCAGTGCCTGTGAAGCCCGACGTGCACGTCAAGGAGGAGCCGGACGGGCCGGCGCTGAAGCGCTGCCGCACCGTGAGCCCCGCCCACGTGCTCATGCCCAGCGTGATGGAGATGATcgctgccctgggccctggggccgCGCCCTTCGCCCCCCTCCAGCTCCCCTCAGCCCCGGCCGCTGGCGATTACCCCAGCCAGG GTTCCAGCTTCCTGGGACCCGGGACGTTCCCCGACTCCTTCCCACCCACCACGCCCAGCACCCCGACCCTTACTGAGTTCACCCCGGGGCCACCCCCCGTCTCCTATCAATCCGACATTCCCAGCAGCCTCCTGACACCGGAGAAATctgccccctgcctcccaggccag atGGCACCAGCGGGTCACCTGGACCCGGCCCATAACCCTGGGCCTCCGGGGCTGCACGCCCCCAACCTTGGAGGCCCCCCAGGGCCCCAGCTGCACCATCCAAACCCTCCCCCGGCATCCCGGCAGCCCCTGGGCCCAGTGAATTCGGGTCCCATCG CTGCTCCCAGAACTGACTAA
- the ZMIZ2 gene encoding zinc finger MIZ domain-containing protein 2 isoform X3 has product MNPVNPMKPALPPTPHGDGPFAYEAVPWRQGAAQPAGSLSVVTTVWGVGNAAQSQVLGNPMGPTGSPPGSSMMPGVAGGGSALNSPQCLGQQAFGEGGANKGYVQRGVYGRGGYPGGPGFTAGYAGGPGGPGGLGLPSHAARPSADFTQAAAAAAVAAAAATATATATATVAALQEKQSQELSQYGAVRPRSSSCAARMGAGQSFNSQFLQHGGPRGPSVPSSMNPASVGGLMGPSGMSPMGMNPTRAAGLAPLYAGQRLPQHGYPGPPQAQPLPRQGVKRAYSSEVYPGQQYLPGGQYTPAATQYAPGPGQPPAPSSYPGHRLPLQQGTGQSLSTPSPAGLHYKPARSIPGYPSSPLPGSPTPPMTPGSSIPYMSTSQEVKSPFLPDLKPSVSSLHPSPPGSSPCDELRLTFPVRDGVVLEPFRLQHNLAVSNHAFQLRDSVYKTLMLRPDLELQFKCYHHEDRQMSTNWPASVQVSVNATPLTIERGDNRTSHKPLYLKHVCQPGRNTIQITVTACCCSHLFVLQLVHRPSVRSVLQGLLKKRLLPAEHCITKIKRNFSSGTIPGTPGPNGEDGVEQTAIKVSLKCPITFRRIQLPARGHDCRHIQCFDLESYLQLNCERGTWRCPVCNKTALLEGLEVDQYMLGILIYIQNSDYEEITIDPACSWKPVPVKPDVHVKEEPDGPALKRCRTVSPAHVLMPSVMEMIAALGPGAAPFAPLQLPSAPAAGDYPSQGSSFLGPGTFPDSFPPTTPSTPTLTEFTPGPPPVSYQSDIPSSLLTPEKSAPCLPGQMAPAGHLDPAHNPGPPGLHAPNLGGPPGPQLHHPNPPPASRQPLGPVNSGPIGELAFSAATGMMGPPVSGAGEAPEPALDVSTGPRAGEHLEPGLGCGLSVIPGSTCFIEGRTVIPP; this is encoded by the exons ATGAACCCCGTGAACCCCATGAAACCCGCCCTGCCCCCCACGCCACACGG TGATGGTCCGTTCGCTTACGAGGCGGTGCCTTGGCGACAGGGTGCCGCTCAGCCGGCAGGATCGCTGTCCGTGGTCACAACCGTGTGGGGAGTCGGCAACGCGGCGCAGAGCCAG GTTTTGGGGAACCCCATGGGCCCCACAGGGAGCCCCCCCGGCAGCTCCATGATGCCTGGCGTGGCGGGCGGCGGCTCTGCCCTGAACTCCCCGCAGTGCCTGGGACAGCAGGCGTTCGGTGAGGGCGGTGCCAACAAGGGCTACGTGCAGCGAGGGGTGTACGGCCGCGGGGGCTACCCCGGGGGCCCCGGCTTCACCGCTGG GTATGCGGGCGGCccgggggggccggggggcctGGGCCTCCCCTCACACGCCGCACGGCCCTCCGCCGACTTCACTCAAGCAGCGGCAGCcgctgctgtggctgctgctgccgccacggCCACAGCCACGGCCACAGCCACCGTGGCTGCCCTCCAGGAGAAGCAGAGCCAGGAGCTGAGCCAGTACGGAGCGGTGAGGCCCCGCAGCTCCTCCTGTGCGGCCCGT aTGGGGGCCGGACAGTCTTTTAACAGCCAGTTCCTGCAGCACGGCGGTCCCCGGGGGCCCAGTGTCCCCAGCAGCATGAACCCTGCCAGCGTGGGAGGGCTGATGGGCCCCTCCGGCATGAGCCCCATGGGCATGAACCCCACCCGGGCAGCGGGCCTGGCGCCCCTGTACGCAGGGCAGCGCCTGCCCCAGCACGGGTACCCTGGGcccccccaggcccagcccctgccccgaCAGGGCGTCAAGAGAGCCTACTCCAGTGAG GTGTATCCCGGGCAGCAGTACCTGCCAGGAGGCCAGTACACGCCCGCCGCCACCCAGTATGCGCCTGGCCCCGGGCAGCCCCCTGCCCCGTCCTCCTACCCTGGGCACAGGCTGCCCCTGCAGCAGGGCACGGGCCAGTCCctgtccacccccagccccgcggGACTGCACTACAAG CCCGCCCGTTCCATCCCCGGCTACCCCAGCTCCCCACTGCCAGGGAGCCCCACGCCGCCCATGACCCCCGGCAGCAGCATCCCCTACATGTCCACCAGCCAGGAGGTCAAGTCGCCCTTCCTGCCCGACCTCAAGCCCAGCGTGAGCAGCTTGCACCCGTCACCACCCG GCAGCAGCCCCTGTGACGAGCTGCGGCTGACCTTCCCCGTGCGGGACGGAGTGGTCCTGGAGCCCTTCCGTCTGCAGCACAACCTGGCCGTGAGCAACCACGCCTTCCAGCTCCGTGACTCCGTCTACAAGACCCTGATGCTGAG GCCGGACCTGGAGCTGCAGTTCAAGTGTTACCACCACGAGGACCGGCAGATGAGCACCAACTGGCCGGCCTCGGTGCAGGTCAGCGTCAATGCCACCCCGCTCACCATCGAGCGCGGCGACAACAGGACCTCCCACAAGCCCCTCTACCTGAAGCACGTGTGCCAGCCGGGCCGCAACACCATCCAGATCACCGTCACGGCCTGCTGCTGC TCCCACCTCTTCGTGCTGCAGCTGGTGCACCGGCCGTCCGTCCGCTCGGTGCTGCAGGGTCTCCTCAAGAAGCGCCTCCTGCCTGCCGAACACTGCATCACCAAGA TAAAGCGGAACTTCAGCAGCGGCACCATCCCTGGCACCCCTGGGCCCAACGGAGAGGACGGGGTGGAGCAGACGGCCATCAAGGTGTCTCTCAAGTGCCCCATCACCTTCCGCAGGATCCAGCTCCCTGCCCGAGGCCACGACTGTCGCCACATTCAG TGCTTCGACCTGGAGTCCTATTTACAGCTCAACTGTGAGCGAGGGACCTGGAGGTGCCCCGTGTGCAA CAAGACGGCATTGCTGGAGGGCCTGGAGGTGGACCAGTACATGCTGGGCATCCTTATTTACATTCAGAA CTCTGACTACGAGGAGATCACCATCGACCCCGCGTGCAGCTGGAAGCCAGTGCCTGTGAAGCCCGACGTGCACGTCAAGGAGGAGCCGGACGGGCCGGCGCTGAAGCGCTGCCGCACCGTGAGCCCCGCCCACGTGCTCATGCCCAGCGTGATGGAGATGATcgctgccctgggccctggggccgCGCCCTTCGCCCCCCTCCAGCTCCCCTCAGCCCCGGCCGCTGGCGATTACCCCAGCCAGG GTTCCAGCTTCCTGGGACCCGGGACGTTCCCCGACTCCTTCCCACCCACCACGCCCAGCACCCCGACCCTTACTGAGTTCACCCCGGGGCCACCCCCCGTCTCCTATCAATCCGACATTCCCAGCAGCCTCCTGACACCGGAGAAATctgccccctgcctcccaggccag atGGCACCAGCGGGTCACCTGGACCCGGCCCATAACCCTGGGCCTCCGGGGCTGCACGCCCCCAACCTTGGAGGCCCCCCAGGGCCCCAGCTGCACCATCCAAACCCTCCCCCGGCATCCCGGCAGCCCCTGGGCCCAGTGAATTCGGGTCCCATCGGTGAGCTGGCCTTCAGTGCTGCCACAGGCATGATGGGGCCCCCCGtgtctggggcaggggaggccccGGAACCGGCCCTGGACGTGAGTACTGGGCCCCGTGCTGGGGAGCACTTGGAGCCGGGGCTGGGGTGTGGCTTATCTGTCATCCCAGGGTCCACATGCTTCATAGAAGGGAGGACAGTGATACCACCGTGA
- the ZMIZ2 gene encoding zinc finger MIZ domain-containing protein 2 isoform X6, giving the protein MNPVNPMKPALPPTPHGDGPFAYEAVPWRQGAAQPAGSLSVVTTVWGVGNAAQSQVLGNPMGPTGSPPGSSMMPGVAGGGSALNSPQCLGQQAFGEGGANKGYVQRGVYGRGGYPGGPGFTAGYAGGPGGPGGLGLPSHAARPSADFTQAAAAAAVAAAAATATATATATVAALQEKQSQELSQYGAVRPRSSSCAARMGAGQSFNSQFLQHGGPRGPSVPSSMNPASVGGLMGPSGMSPMGMNPTRAAGLAPLYAGQRLPQHGYPGPPQAQPLPRQGVKRAYSSEVYPGQQYLPGGQYTPAATQYAPGPGQPPAPSSYPGHRLPLQQGTGQSLSTPSPAGLHYKPAEQFSGQGASFNGGSVSYSQPSLSGPARSIPGYPSSPLPGSPTPPMTPGSSIPYMSTSQEVKSPFLPDLKPSVSSLHPSPPGSSPCDELRLTFPVRDGVVLEPFRLQHNLAVSNHAFQLRDSVYKTLMLRPDLELQFKCYHHEDRQMSTNWPASVQVSVNATPLTIERGDNRTSHKPLYLKHVCQPGRNTIQITVTACCCSHLFVLQLVHRPSVRSVLQGLLKKRLLPAEHCITKIKRNFSSGTIPGTPGPNGEDGVEQTAIKVSLKCPITFRRIQLPARGHDCRHIQCFDLESYLQLNCERGTWRCPVCNKTALLEGLEVDQYMLGILIYIQNSDYEEITIDPACSWKPVPVKPDVHVKEEPDGPALKRCRTVSPAHVLMPSVMEMIAALGPGAAPFAPLQLPSAPAAGDYPSQASWQCHQPVPPAAMRRNALCRIATSIKSDVIRVPASWDPGRSPTPSHPPRPAPRPLLSSPRGHPPSPINPTFPAAS; this is encoded by the exons ATGAACCCCGTGAACCCCATGAAACCCGCCCTGCCCCCCACGCCACACGG TGATGGTCCGTTCGCTTACGAGGCGGTGCCTTGGCGACAGGGTGCCGCTCAGCCGGCAGGATCGCTGTCCGTGGTCACAACCGTGTGGGGAGTCGGCAACGCGGCGCAGAGCCAG GTTTTGGGGAACCCCATGGGCCCCACAGGGAGCCCCCCCGGCAGCTCCATGATGCCTGGCGTGGCGGGCGGCGGCTCTGCCCTGAACTCCCCGCAGTGCCTGGGACAGCAGGCGTTCGGTGAGGGCGGTGCCAACAAGGGCTACGTGCAGCGAGGGGTGTACGGCCGCGGGGGCTACCCCGGGGGCCCCGGCTTCACCGCTGG GTATGCGGGCGGCccgggggggccggggggcctGGGCCTCCCCTCACACGCCGCACGGCCCTCCGCCGACTTCACTCAAGCAGCGGCAGCcgctgctgtggctgctgctgccgccacggCCACAGCCACGGCCACAGCCACCGTGGCTGCCCTCCAGGAGAAGCAGAGCCAGGAGCTGAGCCAGTACGGAGCGGTGAGGCCCCGCAGCTCCTCCTGTGCGGCCCGT aTGGGGGCCGGACAGTCTTTTAACAGCCAGTTCCTGCAGCACGGCGGTCCCCGGGGGCCCAGTGTCCCCAGCAGCATGAACCCTGCCAGCGTGGGAGGGCTGATGGGCCCCTCCGGCATGAGCCCCATGGGCATGAACCCCACCCGGGCAGCGGGCCTGGCGCCCCTGTACGCAGGGCAGCGCCTGCCCCAGCACGGGTACCCTGGGcccccccaggcccagcccctgccccgaCAGGGCGTCAAGAGAGCCTACTCCAGTGAG GTGTATCCCGGGCAGCAGTACCTGCCAGGAGGCCAGTACACGCCCGCCGCCACCCAGTATGCGCCTGGCCCCGGGCAGCCCCCTGCCCCGTCCTCCTACCCTGGGCACAGGCTGCCCCTGCAGCAGGGCACGGGCCAGTCCctgtccacccccagccccgcggGACTGCACTACAAG CCCGCAGAGCAGTTCAGCGGGCAGGGTGCCAGCTTCAACGGGGGGAGCGTCAGCTACAGCCAGCCCAGCCTGAGTGGG CCCGCCCGTTCCATCCCCGGCTACCCCAGCTCCCCACTGCCAGGGAGCCCCACGCCGCCCATGACCCCCGGCAGCAGCATCCCCTACATGTCCACCAGCCAGGAGGTCAAGTCGCCCTTCCTGCCCGACCTCAAGCCCAGCGTGAGCAGCTTGCACCCGTCACCACCCG GCAGCAGCCCCTGTGACGAGCTGCGGCTGACCTTCCCCGTGCGGGACGGAGTGGTCCTGGAGCCCTTCCGTCTGCAGCACAACCTGGCCGTGAGCAACCACGCCTTCCAGCTCCGTGACTCCGTCTACAAGACCCTGATGCTGAG GCCGGACCTGGAGCTGCAGTTCAAGTGTTACCACCACGAGGACCGGCAGATGAGCACCAACTGGCCGGCCTCGGTGCAGGTCAGCGTCAATGCCACCCCGCTCACCATCGAGCGCGGCGACAACAGGACCTCCCACAAGCCCCTCTACCTGAAGCACGTGTGCCAGCCGGGCCGCAACACCATCCAGATCACCGTCACGGCCTGCTGCTGC TCCCACCTCTTCGTGCTGCAGCTGGTGCACCGGCCGTCCGTCCGCTCGGTGCTGCAGGGTCTCCTCAAGAAGCGCCTCCTGCCTGCCGAACACTGCATCACCAAGA TAAAGCGGAACTTCAGCAGCGGCACCATCCCTGGCACCCCTGGGCCCAACGGAGAGGACGGGGTGGAGCAGACGGCCATCAAGGTGTCTCTCAAGTGCCCCATCACCTTCCGCAGGATCCAGCTCCCTGCCCGAGGCCACGACTGTCGCCACATTCAG TGCTTCGACCTGGAGTCCTATTTACAGCTCAACTGTGAGCGAGGGACCTGGAGGTGCCCCGTGTGCAA CAAGACGGCATTGCTGGAGGGCCTGGAGGTGGACCAGTACATGCTGGGCATCCTTATTTACATTCAGAA CTCTGACTACGAGGAGATCACCATCGACCCCGCGTGCAGCTGGAAGCCAGTGCCTGTGAAGCCCGACGTGCACGTCAAGGAGGAGCCGGACGGGCCGGCGCTGAAGCGCTGCCGCACCGTGAGCCCCGCCCACGTGCTCATGCCCAGCGTGATGGAGATGATcgctgccctgggccctggggccgCGCCCTTCGCCCCCCTCCAGCTCCCCTCAGCCCCGGCCGCTGGCGATTACCCCAGCCAGG CCTCCTGGCAGTGTCATCAGCCAGTTCCCCCAGCAGCAATGAGAAGAAATGCCCTTTGCCGAATAGCAACTTCCATAAAGTCAGACGTTATCCGG GTTCCAGCTTCCTGGGACCCGGGACGTTCCCCGACTCCTTCCCACCCACCACGCCCAGCACCCCGACCCTTACTGAGTTCACCCCGGGGCCACCCCCCGTCTCCTATCAATCCGACATTCCCAGCAGCCTCCTGA